Proteins encoded by one window of Nitrincola iocasae:
- a CDS encoding LysR family transcriptional regulator, which translates to MRQLKAFVAITEFGSFIEASERLHMSQPALSIAIRKLEESVGGTLLNRSPRGVQLTPEGKFFLPTARRLIGDWDEALGDLGELFNKQRGKVTLAALPTLAAGFLPAVLSDYRQRYPNISISVHDVLASQVDDLVSDHRADIGLSVQPPRAEATHFEPLVEDHFVAVCPLGHPLLERQEVRWDQLLRYPIIAVSRLSSTRNAIEGVLRALHMEMDLMCEVSQIGTAGRMVAAGLGVAALPSLSFRQISSEGVGWRSLTAPYVPRSLGIITPSRGLHSAAATAMLDLIREHSYSLDELSKLE; encoded by the coding sequence ATGCGACAACTCAAAGCCTTCGTCGCCATCACCGAGTTTGGTAGCTTTATTGAGGCGTCTGAGCGTCTGCACATGTCGCAGCCTGCGCTAAGTATTGCTATTCGAAAATTGGAAGAGTCGGTGGGAGGCACGCTTCTCAATCGGTCTCCCAGAGGCGTACAGCTCACTCCAGAGGGTAAGTTTTTTTTACCGACGGCTAGACGGTTGATCGGAGATTGGGATGAGGCCTTGGGTGATCTTGGTGAGCTTTTCAATAAGCAGCGAGGCAAAGTAACACTCGCGGCACTGCCTACACTGGCGGCTGGTTTTCTACCAGCCGTACTGTCGGATTATCGCCAACGCTACCCCAATATTTCAATTAGTGTTCATGATGTGCTGGCTTCACAAGTGGATGATTTAGTCAGCGACCATCGTGCGGATATTGGTCTTTCAGTCCAACCGCCTCGTGCTGAGGCAACTCATTTTGAACCCTTGGTTGAAGACCATTTCGTCGCTGTTTGTCCTCTTGGGCATCCGTTACTTGAGCGGCAAGAGGTTCGTTGGGATCAGTTGTTGCGCTACCCTATCATTGCGGTGAGCCGACTTTCGAGTACACGGAACGCCATCGAAGGTGTATTGCGAGCGCTGCACATGGAGATGGATCTAATGTGTGAGGTTAGTCAAATTGGTACAGCAGGACGAATGGTTGCGGCAGGGTTAGGTGTTGCCGCGCTTCCATCCCTTAGCTTTCGTCAAATCTCTTCGGAAGGTGTGGGTTGGCGGTCATTAACAGCCCCCTATGTGCCACGGTCATTGGGTATTATCACCCCCTCCCGTGGCTTGCATTCAGCGGCAGCGACCGCGATGCTGGATCTAATACGGGAGCACTCCTACTCACTTGATGAGTTATCCAAACTTGAGTAG
- a CDS encoding GGDEF domain-containing protein, with amino-acid sequence MSLNPEQMLAVLNALPDPVFVLTETGRYAGVYGHADPNYYHSGHDLVGAYLADVLSADVAEWVMQHMQLAWDKGGLVKVEYPLSAAQVKGLESQAGPDGVIWFEGHIQPFPRRVEGERAVIWVARSITRRKLLEKELLEASQTDPLTRVANRRPLFDLLQSRFSEFQRYHHPTSLILFDLDHFKQVNDRFGHLMGDQVLTTLCDICQQTLRDNDLLARFGGEEFIVVLPNTVMEQALHLAERMREVVFRELSACFPQYERAITISLGVSEFLISDPQFESLLQRADTALYQAKHAGRNRVKACLQ; translated from the coding sequence ATGAGCCTAAATCCGGAGCAAATGCTGGCAGTACTGAATGCCCTGCCGGACCCTGTGTTTGTGCTTACGGAAACAGGACGCTATGCGGGAGTGTATGGACATGCAGATCCAAATTATTATCACAGTGGCCATGATCTGGTTGGTGCCTATTTAGCCGATGTGTTGTCTGCTGATGTTGCTGAATGGGTGATGCAGCATATGCAGCTGGCCTGGGATAAAGGCGGCCTGGTCAAAGTAGAGTATCCATTATCGGCAGCACAGGTTAAGGGGCTGGAAAGCCAGGCTGGACCCGATGGGGTAATCTGGTTTGAAGGGCATATCCAACCCTTTCCTCGGCGTGTCGAGGGTGAGCGTGCTGTAATCTGGGTGGCGAGAAGTATTACCCGGCGCAAACTATTGGAAAAAGAGTTGCTGGAGGCCAGTCAAACAGATCCCTTAACCCGAGTGGCTAACCGGCGCCCATTATTTGATCTGTTACAGAGTCGCTTCAGCGAGTTTCAGCGTTATCACCACCCTACATCCTTGATTTTATTTGATCTTGACCACTTCAAGCAGGTCAATGATCGCTTCGGACATTTGATGGGGGATCAGGTGCTGACTACCCTTTGTGATATTTGCCAACAAACTCTGCGGGATAATGATCTGTTGGCCCGTTTTGGCGGGGAAGAGTTTATCGTGGTATTGCCAAACACTGTGATGGAACAAGCACTGCATCTGGCTGAGCGCATGCGGGAAGTGGTGTTCAGAGAACTCAGTGCTTGTTTTCCACAATATGAACGAGCCATTACTATCAGTCTGGGCGTCAGTGAATTTCTTATCTCTGATCCGCAGTTTGAGAGCCTGTTGCAACGTGCGGATACGGCCTTGTATCAAGCTAAACATGCAGGGCGTAACCGTGTGAAGGCGTGCTTGCAGTAA
- the gmk gene encoding guanylate kinase: MNTPGTLFIISAPSGAGKTSLVKALLQQDTNVLVSVSHTTRSPRSGEIEGRDYNFVSHETFDEMIGLGQFLEYADVFGNKYGTSQAWVKDRLADGVDVILEIDWQGAQQVRRLMRGAVSVFILPPGRQALEQRLKGRGQDDESVIALRMSKAVDEMSHYPEFDYVIINDDFDQALEELHSLFIARRLRQDAQQIKHAALLSELLS, from the coding sequence ATGAATACGCCAGGAACACTTTTTATTATTTCAGCACCTTCTGGTGCAGGTAAGACCAGCTTGGTGAAAGCGTTATTGCAACAAGATACTAACGTTCTCGTATCAGTTTCACATACCACTCGTTCGCCTCGTTCTGGAGAGATAGAGGGCCGCGATTATAATTTTGTCAGTCATGAGACCTTTGATGAAATGATCGGACTGGGGCAGTTTCTTGAATATGCTGATGTGTTTGGCAATAAATACGGTACCTCTCAGGCCTGGGTGAAGGATCGGTTGGCTGACGGGGTTGACGTGATTCTGGAAATTGACTGGCAGGGCGCACAGCAAGTGCGCCGTTTGATGCGCGGGGCTGTGTCAGTGTTTATCCTGCCACCTGGGCGTCAGGCGCTTGAGCAACGCCTCAAAGGGCGGGGTCAGGACGACGAGTCAGTGATTGCGTTGCGAATGTCTAAGGCTGTTGATGAGATGAGCCATTATCCTGAGTTTGATTATGTTATAATCAACGATGATTTTGACCAGGCCCTTGAAGAACTGCATAGTTTGTTCATTGCCAGACGGTTAAGACAGGATGCTCAGCAGATAAAACATGCTGCCTTGCTGTCTGAGCTCTTGTCGTGA
- the rpoZ gene encoding DNA-directed RNA polymerase subunit omega: MARVTVEDCLDNLENRFELVMVASKRARQLAIGGKDPKVEWENDKPTVVALREISAGLIDRSVLEDADEF, from the coding sequence ATGGCCCGAGTAACTGTTGAAGATTGTCTGGATAATTTGGAAAACCGTTTTGAGCTGGTAATGGTAGCGTCAAAACGTGCGCGTCAACTGGCTATAGGTGGTAAAGATCCCAAGGTTGAATGGGAAAATGATAAACCGACCGTTGTGGCACTACGGGAAATCAGCGCAGGCTTGATTGATCGTTCAGTGCTTGAAGACGCCGACGAGTTCTGA
- a CDS encoding RelA/SpoT family protein, with protein MPTIDDLSQRLTEYLDPNQINLVRRAYYYAEQAHDGQRRKSGEPYVTHPLAVASILASMHMDHPSLMSAMLHDVIEDTDICYQGISEQFGQSVADIVDGVSKLTHLEFETRAEAQAENFQKMVLAMAEDIRVIIVKLSDRLHNMRTLGAMPPEKQRRIARETLDIYSPVAARLGMRDLQVELEDLAFQAYYPMRAKYIRRAVVKARGQRKDVISSIEKAIDNRLKMEGLSGSVAGREKHLYSIYKKMKTQRKAFVDIMDVFAFRIVTESVDDCYRILGAVHNLYKPVPGRFKDYIAIPKANGYQSLHTDLFGAKDITIEVQIRTREMDAVASQGIAEHSHYKVYGDSDSAVGSYNRARKWVKGLLEMQERAGDSMEFIEHVKKDLFPDEVYVFTPKGRILELPKGATPVDFAYAVHTDIGNSCVSCRIDRRLAPLSQPLESGQTVEVVTTPRAQPNMAWLNFVVTGKARSSIRHFLKNQQRHESVELGRRLLNQFLSNYGTSLEHVDSEKLTALLQEAELLSLQDLLEDIGMGNRMAYVVARRLKPDGSDEESPQTVNGKPIAIKGVEGVVLQYARCCHPLPGDAIVGYLSAGKGMVVHRTDCSNLGDLRDDPERCIYLEWSGSDADEYPVVLLLEVESQRGIIANLASAVSQAGANLLKIDSGEHEGQIYKVQMDLAVSNRVHLAEVIRKLRRLRAVLKITRP; from the coding sequence ATGCCGACAATTGACGATCTTTCTCAGCGTCTGACTGAATATCTTGATCCAAACCAGATTAATCTGGTTCGGCGTGCCTACTATTATGCTGAGCAAGCCCATGATGGTCAACGGCGCAAAAGCGGCGAGCCTTATGTTACCCATCCGCTTGCTGTAGCCTCCATTCTTGCCAGTATGCACATGGATCATCCGAGCCTGATGTCGGCCATGCTGCATGACGTTATTGAAGATACTGATATTTGCTATCAGGGCATATCTGAGCAGTTTGGCCAGTCCGTAGCTGACATAGTGGACGGTGTGTCCAAGCTGACCCACCTGGAATTTGAAACCCGAGCCGAAGCGCAGGCGGAAAATTTTCAGAAAATGGTGTTGGCGATGGCGGAGGATATCCGTGTCATTATCGTCAAACTGTCTGACCGGCTGCACAATATGCGCACGCTCGGTGCTATGCCACCGGAAAAACAGCGCCGTATCGCCCGTGAAACACTGGATATCTACTCTCCTGTTGCGGCGCGATTAGGTATGCGTGATCTGCAGGTTGAGTTGGAAGATCTGGCCTTTCAGGCTTATTACCCGATGCGGGCTAAGTATATTCGCCGTGCGGTAGTGAAAGCGCGAGGACAACGCAAGGATGTTATCTCCAGCATAGAAAAAGCCATCGATAATCGCTTAAAAATGGAAGGGCTGTCTGGCTCGGTCGCAGGGCGCGAGAAGCATCTTTATAGCATTTATAAAAAGATGAAAACCCAGCGCAAAGCCTTTGTTGATATTATGGATGTGTTTGCCTTCCGTATCGTTACCGAAAGTGTCGATGATTGTTACCGCATACTGGGCGCCGTGCATAATCTGTATAAGCCGGTGCCCGGTCGTTTTAAAGACTATATTGCCATCCCCAAGGCTAACGGTTACCAGTCATTGCATACCGATCTGTTTGGCGCCAAGGATATCACCATTGAAGTGCAGATACGTACGCGTGAAATGGATGCGGTCGCCAGCCAGGGCATAGCGGAACACAGTCACTATAAAGTATATGGAGATTCAGACAGCGCGGTGGGTTCCTACAACCGTGCTCGCAAGTGGGTCAAAGGTCTGCTGGAAATGCAGGAGCGTGCCGGTGACTCGATGGAGTTTATCGAGCATGTGAAAAAAGACCTGTTTCCCGATGAGGTCTATGTGTTCACTCCCAAAGGCCGCATTCTGGAATTGCCCAAAGGGGCGACACCGGTAGACTTTGCCTATGCCGTGCATACAGATATAGGCAATTCCTGTGTGTCTTGCCGAATAGATCGGCGTTTGGCACCTTTATCGCAACCACTTGAAAGTGGTCAGACGGTTGAAGTGGTCACAACACCACGCGCTCAACCTAATATGGCCTGGTTGAATTTTGTAGTGACCGGCAAAGCCCGATCCAGCATCCGTCATTTTCTTAAAAACCAGCAACGCCATGAGTCTGTCGAGCTGGGGCGTCGCTTGCTGAATCAGTTCCTGAGTAATTACGGTACCAGTTTGGAGCATGTGGATTCTGAAAAGCTGACCGCCCTGTTACAAGAGGCTGAACTGCTTTCTCTTCAGGATCTGCTGGAAGATATAGGTATGGGTAATCGCATGGCTTACGTGGTGGCTCGTCGTCTCAAGCCAGACGGTAGCGATGAGGAATCACCTCAGACGGTGAATGGCAAACCTATTGCCATCAAAGGTGTTGAAGGTGTGGTGCTGCAGTATGCCCGCTGCTGCCACCCACTACCGGGTGATGCTATTGTCGGTTACCTGAGCGCGGGTAAAGGCATGGTAGTGCACCGGACCGATTGCAGTAATTTGGGAGATTTGCGTGATGATCCTGAACGCTGCATCTATCTCGAGTGGTCGGGCAGTGATGCAGATGAGTATCCGGTGGTTTTGCTGCTGGAGGTGGAGTCGCAGCGCGGTATTATTGCCAATCTGGCCTCGGCTGTTAGCCAGGCAGGTGCAAACTTGTTGAAAATCGATAGTGGCGAGCATGAAGGGCAGATCTACAAGGTGCAGATGGATCTGGCTGTCAGCAACCGAGTGCACTTGGCTGAGGTTATCAGAAAGTTACGTCGTTTAAGGGCGGTGTTAAAAATAACCCGCCCTTGA
- a CDS encoding asparaginase domain-containing protein, with the protein MHLQIITTGGTFDKVYFDALSEFSIGDPAAEAILHNINPNLSWEVTSLLRKDSLELTDADRELIYQTVTNSPAEHLVITHGTDTMTQTAQQLKDISGKTVVITGAMLPALCKQTDAEFNLGGAVALAQTLPHGVYLFMNGRVYDPDKVTKNRAAMQFQDA; encoded by the coding sequence ATGCATCTTCAGATCATCACCACAGGCGGCACCTTTGACAAGGTTTATTTTGATGCACTGAGCGAGTTCAGCATCGGTGATCCAGCGGCTGAAGCCATTCTACATAACATCAATCCAAACCTGAGCTGGGAGGTCACTAGCTTACTGCGCAAAGACAGTCTGGAACTCACCGATGCTGATCGCGAGCTGATCTATCAGACCGTAACCAACTCTCCGGCTGAACACCTGGTCATCACCCACGGTACAGACACCATGACTCAAACCGCACAACAGCTGAAAGACATCTCGGGGAAAACTGTTGTTATCACCGGCGCAATGCTCCCCGCATTGTGTAAACAAACCGATGCCGAGTTTAATCTAGGCGGTGCCGTAGCTTTGGCTCAGACCCTACCACACGGGGTGTACTTATTCATGAATGGCCGTGTATACGACCCTGATAAAGTTACCAAAAATCGTGCCGCCATGCAGTTCCAGGATGCTTGA
- a CDS encoding HDOD domain-containing protein, giving the protein MRGSKLSVGARPLGHIEQNVVRIALVHDKQGKALVLVPAHALLNLASLWRLTGRQLQPVSCGDSQRFFTQDGLKTPWGQQQLMEMPLIIDSAIDQKQRVELWEPYTGLRFKVREGWLQKAVNTGPLGLTSELIREHTPEQSDAEAITRALEHFSALRVRQRLEDTLSLPGFSQTTQKLIMLRGNPDANIDDLLKVIKLDAPVSAQVMSWAASPYYAAPGKVESVEDAVIRVLGFDLVINLALGVAMGRIMSLPENMLRGGTPFWFQSVSLAVFADHLAHLVQTDEKPKPGLVYLSGLLHNFGYLLLSHLFPAQFSTLSRYIEANPHLSYTLVEQQVLRLTREQVGAWLLENWSLPEPICVAVRRQNEPDYTGKFAEYPQLISVASRILRELGYCDGPVEPVSTSDLLRVGLTPELKDKAVEAFLSSQEQLQELTRLFGHSGVE; this is encoded by the coding sequence ATGAGGGGTAGTAAATTGTCTGTCGGCGCAAGACCCTTAGGTCATATTGAGCAAAATGTGGTCAGAATCGCTCTGGTGCATGATAAACAGGGAAAAGCCTTGGTGTTGGTTCCCGCTCATGCTTTGTTGAATTTGGCTTCCCTCTGGCGTTTGACCGGGCGGCAACTACAACCGGTCAGTTGTGGCGATTCCCAACGCTTTTTTACCCAGGATGGACTCAAAACACCTTGGGGTCAGCAGCAGTTGATGGAAATGCCGTTGATCATTGACAGTGCCATCGACCAAAAGCAAAGGGTTGAACTTTGGGAGCCTTATACTGGGCTCAGGTTCAAGGTGCGTGAAGGCTGGTTGCAAAAAGCTGTTAATACGGGCCCTTTGGGTCTTACTTCTGAACTTATTCGTGAGCATACGCCTGAACAAAGTGACGCGGAAGCGATCACTCGAGCGTTGGAACATTTTTCAGCACTGCGTGTCCGTCAACGACTGGAAGACACTCTCAGCCTGCCTGGTTTCAGTCAAACCACGCAAAAGTTAATAATGTTACGCGGTAATCCTGATGCAAATATCGATGATCTGCTTAAGGTAATTAAACTCGATGCTCCGGTCTCTGCTCAGGTTATGAGTTGGGCTGCCTCACCCTATTATGCCGCCCCAGGCAAGGTAGAGTCGGTTGAAGATGCCGTTATTCGTGTACTGGGCTTTGATCTGGTAATCAATCTGGCCCTGGGTGTGGCGATGGGACGCATCATGAGCCTGCCAGAAAATATGCTCAGAGGTGGAACGCCCTTCTGGTTTCAGTCGGTATCGCTGGCAGTATTTGCCGATCACCTGGCTCACCTGGTGCAGACTGATGAGAAACCCAAGCCTGGGTTAGTATACCTATCCGGCTTGTTGCATAATTTTGGTTATTTGCTTTTATCGCACCTTTTTCCGGCTCAATTCTCAACTCTGTCACGTTATATAGAGGCGAACCCACACCTGTCTTATACACTGGTGGAGCAGCAGGTGTTGCGCCTTACGCGGGAACAGGTCGGTGCCTGGTTGCTGGAAAACTGGTCTTTGCCTGAACCAATTTGTGTCGCTGTCAGGCGTCAAAATGAACCTGATTATACTGGCAAGTTTGCAGAGTATCCTCAACTGATCAGTGTCGCTAGTCGGATTCTGCGGGAATTAGGGTACTGTGACGGACCAGTTGAGCCGGTTTCAACCAGTGATTTACTTCGTGTTGGGCTCACGCCAGAGTTGAAAGATAAAGCTGTTGAGGCTTTTTTAAGTAGTCAGGAACAGTTGCAAGAACTGACTCGTTTATTTGGGCATTCAGGGGTTGAGTAA